AGCCATTCTGTCCAAAGCCACTTCCATTTCTTGAAGTAGGTGAGGAGGGCTATTACACCAAGGACCCCCAAGACCATGGAGATTTGACCACCGAGGACAATGGGGCCGTGTTGAAATGCTTCTAGGGTAAGTCTGCCGAACATTTCTTAGTGACTATTGGTGACCATGTTGCATAGTAGCATGATCTGCGCCCAACATTTTTGTGTCAGGAGCCATGTATTTCATGACTACATTGTGATGCAGGTTGGTGGTGGGGAAAGAATACGAAGTGGGCGGGTTGTCTTTGCTTGGCACTGCCAGTTTCGTGTACTCAGTCATACTGAGAGCCGTCTGTGATTGTTGGGTGGATGTCACCCATTGGTCAAAGTCTGCCTGGGACGTGGCGGTTGCCGTGAACTTCATGTCTGCAAACCCTTCCCCACTTAGGTTGGCAGATGATCCTGCAAACGTCCCTTTTTCCGCTGCCATCAGGTTAAGCTCGGTTACCATGCCTGTCATCGCGTAGATTTGCCCGCCAAGTTGGGGAATCCAAAAAGAATTCATGGGGGCGTCTGCAGTGATTTCAAAATGAAGCGGGACATCCTCTGGAAAGGTGAGGTGGTTTACCGTGGCGATGTTTTGTTCCGGGTAAATGAAGAGCCATTTCCAGGGGAGTGCAACCACTTGGACGGTGAGGGGCTTGGCGGATGACTCCAGGGGCTTGAACGGGTCCAAGTCGTGAGAGCTTTTCCAGGTGATAACCGCAAGCGCCAGAATGATGACACAGGGGATTGCCCACCAGGTGAATTCTGCCAGGTGGTTATGGTCCCAGTTTGGGGTGTAGGTGGCCTTTGTATTGTCCGCCCTGTACCGCCAGGCAATGGCAAACGTAAGGATGAAAACAGGGATCACCACAAGGAGCATAAGGAAAACGGCAGTTTTCATAAGCTCCATCTGCTGCTGTCCAATGATGCCCTTGGGTTGCAGTACAGGAATACTGCTGCCAGATACTAATCGGGTGAAAAGTAGGGCTAAGGCAGCAATGCTTACAAGGAGGAGTACGGCTTTAAGTCCTTTGAACATCTGGGTTGCGTATTTCCCCTCTATTGTACCATGGGAGGAGTGGGCCGGGCGGAATAAAAAAGCCTCCGGACGGGTGTCCGGAGGCGATAGGTTAGGCCGAGGCGGTGGCAAGGCGCCGGAGCTTGCGCTCCATGCGCTTGGCTCGGTAGCCCCGCTCCATGTAGGCAGCGGCCAAGATGACCTCTCGCTTCCGAGGAAGCTTGATGGATTTCTTGTCGATGATGCCAACGAGGCCAAGGGCCTTGATGACCTCTGCCGAGACATCAAGCTGCCACGGGAAG
This region of Verrucomicrobiia bacterium genomic DNA includes:
- the cyoA gene encoding ubiquinol oxidase subunit II; amino-acid sequence: MFKGLKAVLLLVSIAALALLFTRLVSGSSIPVLQPKGIIGQQQMELMKTAVFLMLLVVIPVFILTFAIAWRYRADNTKATYTPNWDHNHLAEFTWWAIPCVIILALAVITWKSSHDLDPFKPLESSAKPLTVQVVALPWKWLFIYPEQNIATVNHLTFPEDVPLHFEITADAPMNSFWIPQLGGQIYAMTGMVTELNLMAAEKGTFAGSSANLSGEGFADMKFTATATSQADFDQWVTSTQQSQTALSMTEYTKLAVPSKDNPPTSYSFPTTNLHHNVVMKYMAPDTKMLGADHATMQHGHQ